The Flavobacteriales bacterium genome has a window encoding:
- a CDS encoding ABC transporter permease, producing the protein PGDDQWFRASNNEVVPMPGRFRHRLGTGKRGEDVLSGLIHGTRVSLTIGLLSMGIAALLGILFGSLAGYFGDNRLATTRGRFITVCIGLLLAWYYGFSVRSFALADALSASNASILLSLMWSLLIFLGICLVSWWTGGYVARIPGAEKKIYIPVDAAISRMIEILISLPNLVLIITIAAIAKPSMVNLMIIIGVTSWTGIARLTRAEFLKIRNLEYIQAGQALGFSEARVIFRHALPNAIAPALVAVAFGIASAILVESALSFLGIGVPADIVTWGSLLFSGREHFAAWWLVVFPGIAIFVTVTVYNLLGEGFRDAIDPRHKQ; encoded by the coding sequence ACCCGGGGACGATCAATGGTTCAGGGCAAGCAATAACGAGGTTGTTCCCATGCCGGGGAGATTCCGCCACCGACTGGGTACAGGCAAACGAGGCGAAGATGTGTTGTCCGGCCTCATCCATGGCACACGGGTCTCGCTAACCATCGGATTACTTTCTATGGGCATTGCTGCTCTTTTGGGAATCCTGTTCGGTTCACTGGCCGGCTATTTCGGAGACAACAGGCTGGCAACCACAAGGGGGCGTTTCATTACGGTATGCATTGGCCTGTTGTTGGCATGGTACTATGGATTTTCCGTTCGTTCTTTTGCGCTGGCAGATGCACTCTCCGCCTCAAACGCTTCCATCCTGCTCTCTTTGATGTGGAGCCTATTGATCTTCCTTGGCATTTGCCTGGTCAGCTGGTGGACCGGTGGATATGTGGCCCGGATTCCAGGTGCAGAAAAGAAAATATATATTCCCGTGGATGCCGCCATCTCCCGCATGATTGAAATCCTGATTTCCCTACCCAACCTGGTGCTTATTATTACGATAGCCGCTATTGCGAAACCCAGCATGGTTAACCTCATGATCATTATCGGGGTGACGTCGTGGACAGGTATTGCCCGCCTTACACGTGCTGAGTTCCTCAAGATCCGAAACCTTGAGTACATCCAGGCCGGCCAGGCCCTGGGTTTCTCAGAGGCACGGGTGATCTTCAGACATGCCCTTCCGAATGCCATCGCCCCGGCGCTGGTTGCCGTGGCCTTTGGCATTGCTTCAGCTATACTCGTGGAATCCGCCCTTTCCTTCCTGGGTATCGGGGTTCCTGCAGACATTGTTACGTGGGGATCCCTGTTGTTCAGCGGCCGTGAACATTTTGCAGCATGGTGGCTGGTGGTCTTCCCCGGCATTGCCATCTTCGTAACAGTAACGGTTTATAATCTTTTGGGAGAAGGCTTCCGGGACGCCATTGATCCAAGACACAAGCAGTAG